From Candidatus Desulfarcum epimagneticum, a single genomic window includes:
- a CDS encoding Acyl-CoA dehydrogenase: MDILKLTDHHQDFKKRLKAFLEKEIAPHADQWEKDRMAPRDAWRKMGENGFLCPCVSKEYGGLGGDFIYSVIVADEMAKTRQSGLAATLHSDVVVPYIELFGSEDIKKKYLPGCVSGEVLTAVAMTEPGSGSDLASISTTAVEDGGEVILNGSKTFISNGIQSDLVIVAARNPEIADPYHGISLYLVEDGTPGFKRGRKLDKMGFHSQDTAELFFSGCRIPKENILGEKNQGFLMLMNNLQQERLATSMWAVPIAEEVIALTVDFCKKTLDSGRPLIKRQAVQFALVEMETEVRLGRVFVDKLIADHIEGRQIVAETSMAKYWTTDMAKRVAGRCLELWGPEGTLESRPIERAWRDVRVMSIFAGTNEIMKSIAAKFMGW, encoded by the coding sequence ATGGACATTTTAAAGCTTACCGACCATCATCAGGATTTCAAAAAACGTTTAAAGGCCTTTCTCGAAAAAGAGATCGCGCCCCACGCCGACCAGTGGGAAAAAGACCGGATGGCCCCCCGGGATGCCTGGAGAAAAATGGGCGAAAACGGGTTTTTATGCCCGTGCGTCTCCAAAGAATACGGGGGACTGGGCGGGGACTTCATCTATTCCGTCATTGTGGCGGACGAAATGGCGAAAACCCGCCAGTCCGGTCTGGCGGCCACCCTTCACTCGGACGTGGTGGTCCCCTACATCGAGCTGTTCGGCTCCGAAGACATCAAAAAAAAATACCTGCCGGGCTGCGTGTCCGGGGAGGTCCTCACCGCCGTGGCCATGACCGAGCCCGGCTCGGGCAGCGATCTGGCCTCCATTTCCACCACGGCGGTGGAAGACGGCGGCGAGGTGATCCTAAACGGCTCCAAGACCTTTATCTCCAACGGCATCCAGTCCGACCTGGTGATTGTGGCGGCCCGGAACCCCGAGATCGCCGACCCGTACCACGGCATCTCCCTGTATCTCGTGGAGGACGGGACCCCGGGCTTTAAACGGGGCCGAAAGCTGGACAAAATGGGATTTCACAGCCAGGACACGGCCGAGCTTTTTTTCAGCGGATGCCGGATTCCCAAAGAAAACATCCTGGGGGAAAAAAACCAGGGGTTTTTGATGCTGATGAACAACCTTCAGCAGGAGCGCCTGGCCACCTCCATGTGGGCCGTTCCCATCGCCGAGGAGGTCATCGCGCTCACCGTTGATTTCTGCAAAAAGACCCTGGACTCGGGCCGTCCCCTGATCAAACGCCAGGCCGTTCAGTTCGCCCTGGTGGAAATGGAGACCGAGGTCCGGCTGGGCCGGGTCTTTGTGGACAAGCTCATCGCCGACCACATCGAAGGCAGACAGATCGTGGCCGAAACCTCCATGGCCAAATACTGGACCACGGACATGGCCAAACGGGTGGCCGGCCGGTGCCTGGAACTCTGGGGCCCGGAGGGAACCCTGGAGAGCCGCCCCATCGAGCGGGCGTGGCGGGACGTCCGGGTGATGTCCATATTCGCCGGAACCAATGAAATCATGAAATCCATCGCCGCAAAATTTATGGGATGGTAA
- a CDS encoding Nitronate monooxygenase — MLDTRITQMLKIKHPIIGGTMMWISDADFVAAISEAGGLGVLASAIYQTKEDFAAAIDRIHELTDKPYAVNLNLFPSMRPIDNNEYFGVMKEKGVKIVETSGHSAPADLCGQFKDAGMIWIHKCVGIRYALKVKGMGVDIVTVVGYENGGATGKLDIGTMVLTPAVKDAVGDLPLIAGGGISDGRGLAALMTLGAEAVIIGTRLLTTRECPIHENLKTAISNAGELDTMLVMRSLNATHRVWINDAAQKCEKLESEGAGLDAIFKIISGENAKRMFEDGEVGAGIIACGQGVGLCRDVPTVAELFDRMAKEARDVVKGLSKQA; from the coding sequence ATGCTTGACACACGAATCACCCAAATGCTCAAAATCAAACATCCCATCATCGGCGGGACCATGATGTGGATCAGCGACGCGGACTTTGTGGCCGCCATCTCCGAGGCCGGGGGGCTGGGTGTGCTGGCCTCGGCCATTTACCAGACCAAAGAGGATTTCGCGGCGGCCATCGACCGGATCCACGAGTTGACCGACAAGCCCTACGCGGTGAACCTGAACCTGTTTCCCTCCATGCGCCCCATCGACAACAACGAATATTTCGGGGTGATGAAGGAAAAAGGCGTCAAAATCGTGGAGACTTCCGGACACTCCGCGCCGGCCGATCTGTGCGGACAGTTCAAGGACGCCGGCATGATCTGGATTCACAAATGCGTGGGCATCCGCTACGCCCTGAAGGTCAAGGGAATGGGCGTGGACATCGTCACCGTGGTGGGATACGAAAACGGCGGGGCCACCGGCAAACTCGACATCGGGACCATGGTGCTCACGCCCGCGGTGAAAGACGCGGTGGGCGATCTGCCGCTGATCGCCGGCGGCGGCATATCCGACGGCCGGGGGCTGGCGGCCCTCATGACCCTGGGCGCCGAGGCGGTCATCATCGGAACCCGGCTTTTGACCACCCGGGAGTGCCCCATCCACGAGAACCTGAAAACCGCCATCTCAAACGCCGGCGAGCTGGACACCATGCTGGTCATGCGCTCTTTGAACGCCACCCACCGGGTCTGGATCAACGACGCGGCGCAAAAATGCGAAAAACTGGAGTCCGAGGGGGCGGGCCTGGACGCCATTTTCAAGATCATCTCGGGCGAAAACGCCAAACGGATGTTTGAGGACGGCGAGGTGGGCGCGGGCATCATCGCCTGCGGCCAGGGCGTGGGGCTTTGCCGGGACGTTCCCACGGTTGCGGAGCTGTTTGACCGTATGGCGAAAGAGGCCCGGGACGTGGTGAAGGGGTTATCAAAACAAGCGTAA
- a CDS encoding Enoyl-CoA hydratase, translated as MSAQSTPFKLEKQGHVAWLIMNRPEKINAMTESFFRGLGENFKALDEDPEVRVVVIKGEGKHFTSGLDLFEAASLVSDDSAAGRETLRLKIIQAQESFSALERCRKPVIGAAHNRCVGGGVDLMCACDIRMASKDAIFTVMETRLAMIADLGTLQRLPHIVGHGMARELAFTGRDFTADEALSMGFITHICPDSDALFKKAGDLAEEIASCPPMAVQGTKETMIHARDKGVYPSLEYVAQKNASAIFCEDMTEAVTAFMEKRKPVYKGR; from the coding sequence ATGAGCGCTCAATCAACGCCGTTTAAACTGGAAAAACAGGGCCATGTCGCCTGGCTGATCATGAATCGGCCGGAAAAAATAAACGCCATGACCGAGTCTTTTTTCAGGGGCCTGGGGGAAAATTTCAAAGCGCTGGACGAAGACCCCGAGGTCCGGGTCGTGGTCATCAAAGGAGAGGGCAAACATTTCACATCCGGGCTGGATCTTTTTGAGGCGGCCTCCCTGGTGAGCGACGACTCCGCCGCCGGACGGGAGACCCTGAGATTGAAAATCATCCAGGCCCAGGAGAGCTTCAGCGCCCTTGAGCGCTGCCGCAAGCCCGTGATCGGCGCGGCCCACAACCGCTGCGTCGGGGGCGGCGTGGACCTCATGTGCGCCTGCGACATCCGCATGGCCTCCAAAGACGCGATTTTCACCGTCATGGAGACCCGGCTGGCCATGATCGCCGATTTGGGAACCCTCCAGAGGCTTCCCCATATCGTGGGCCACGGCATGGCGCGGGAGCTGGCCTTCACCGGCCGGGACTTCACCGCCGACGAGGCCCTCTCCATGGGCTTCATCACCCATATTTGCCCGGATTCCGACGCGCTGTTCAAAAAAGCCGGGGACCTGGCCGAAGAGATCGCCTCATGCCCGCCCATGGCCGTCCAGGGAACCAAGGAGACCATGATCCACGCCCGGGACAAGGGGGTCTATCCCAGCCTGGAGTACGTGGCGCAGAAAAACGCCTCGGCCATCTTTTGCGAAGACATGACCGAGGCGGTCACGGCCTTTATGGAAAAACGAAAACCGGTTTACAAAGGGAGGTAG
- a CDS encoding Carnitine dehydratase produces the protein MTPNQGALSGIRVLDLSRLLPGPYCSMILADHGARVIAVEGRRFLADGFFFDTVNRNKEHMALDLKSPEGRDIFFKLAKKSDVIIEGFRPGVTTRLGIDFDAVKKVNPKAIYCSITGFGQTGPRKDRPGHDVNYLGYAGILDLIGEADRPPSIPGVQIADIAGGGMAAVNGILLALFAREKTGKGQFIDISMTDSMAAFLPAVMFFKKLTGKDPKRAEEVLSHRFACYNTYETSDHRFISIGALERRFWKTLCAHLGAPELIPLQFDEAKRIEIIDFMRKKFAEKTLAQWKSELDGVDACWGAIQTFSEVFSDPAFAGRGTIVEAETKDGKKEKTIGVPIRLSDTPGSVRTPAPAFGEHSAAILKELGYSNEDIQDLADREIV, from the coding sequence ATGACACCCAATCAAGGCGCGTTGTCCGGAATCCGGGTCCTGGACCTGTCCCGTCTCCTTCCGGGCCCTTACTGCTCCATGATCCTGGCCGATCACGGCGCCCGGGTCATCGCGGTGGAGGGGCGGCGTTTTTTAGCCGACGGATTTTTTTTCGACACCGTGAACCGAAACAAAGAGCACATGGCCCTGGACCTGAAAAGCCCGGAAGGCCGGGATATCTTTTTCAAGCTGGCGAAAAAATCCGACGTGATCATCGAAGGCTTCCGGCCCGGGGTGACGACGCGTCTGGGCATTGACTTCGACGCCGTGAAAAAAGTCAATCCAAAGGCCATCTACTGCTCCATCACCGGCTTCGGCCAGACCGGGCCCCGAAAAGACCGGCCCGGCCACGACGTCAACTACCTGGGATACGCCGGGATACTGGACCTCATCGGCGAGGCGGACCGGCCCCCCTCCATCCCCGGGGTCCAGATCGCCGACATCGCGGGCGGGGGAATGGCGGCGGTCAACGGCATCCTTCTGGCGCTGTTCGCCCGGGAAAAAACCGGGAAAGGCCAGTTCATCGACATCTCCATGACCGACAGCATGGCCGCCTTTCTGCCGGCGGTCATGTTTTTCAAAAAACTCACGGGAAAAGATCCCAAACGCGCCGAAGAAGTCCTGTCCCACCGTTTCGCCTGCTACAACACCTACGAAACCTCGGACCATCGCTTCATCTCCATCGGCGCCCTTGAGCGCCGCTTCTGGAAAACCCTTTGCGCCCACCTGGGCGCGCCCGAGCTGATCCCCCTTCAGTTCGACGAGGCGAAACGAATTGAGATCATTGATTTCATGAGGAAAAAATTCGCCGAGAAAACACTGGCTCAGTGGAAATCCGAGCTGGACGGCGTGGACGCGTGCTGGGGGGCCATCCAGACCTTTTCGGAAGTCTTTTCAGACCCGGCCTTCGCCGGGCGCGGAACCATTGTGGAGGCGGAAACAAAGGACGGGAAAAAAGAAAAAACCATCGGGGTTCCCATCAGGCTCAGCGACACCCCGGGCTCGGTGCGGACGCCCGCGCCCGCCTTCGGGGAGCATTCGGCCGCCATCCTCAAAGAGCTGGGGTATTCAAACGAAGACATTCAGGACCTGGCGGATCGGGAGATTGTGTGA